The proteins below come from a single Pseudarthrobacter sp. SSS035 genomic window:
- a CDS encoding SDR family oxidoreductase, translating to MGLLDNKTAIVTGSSRGIGAEVAKNLAAEGAAVVVNYRQKAPRANKVVAGIEAAGGRATAVGADLTTQEGVQALASAAMENFGSLDVLVLNASGGMESGMADDYALKLNRDAQVNMLNAAVPLMKEGSRVVFVTSHQAHFINSVPTMPEYEPVARSKRAGEDALRELLPNLAEKGISLVVVSGDMIEGTVTATLLDRSNPGAIEARRAEAGKLYSVEEFAEVVASMATADVESGHTEYAGGSDYFGKSAE from the coding sequence ATGGGACTGCTGGACAACAAAACCGCCATTGTGACCGGATCCTCACGGGGAATCGGCGCAGAAGTGGCCAAGAACCTCGCTGCCGAGGGCGCCGCCGTCGTAGTTAATTACCGTCAGAAGGCGCCGCGCGCCAACAAGGTGGTGGCAGGAATTGAAGCTGCCGGCGGCCGCGCCACCGCAGTGGGTGCGGACCTGACCACGCAGGAAGGCGTGCAGGCCCTGGCCAGCGCTGCCATGGAGAACTTCGGTTCGCTGGACGTCCTGGTGCTCAACGCTTCCGGCGGCATGGAGTCCGGCATGGCAGACGACTACGCCCTGAAGCTGAACCGCGATGCCCAGGTCAACATGCTCAACGCCGCCGTGCCCCTGATGAAGGAAGGCTCCCGTGTGGTCTTCGTGACCAGCCACCAGGCCCACTTCATCAACTCCGTGCCCACCATGCCCGAATACGAGCCTGTGGCCCGCAGCAAGCGTGCCGGCGAGGACGCCCTGCGTGAGCTCCTCCCGAACCTGGCTGAGAAGGGCATCTCGCTGGTGGTTGTGTCCGGTGACATGATCGAAGGCACTGTCACGGCCACGCTGCTGGACCGCTCTAACCCGGGCGCCATCGAAGCCCGCCGCGCCGAGGCCGGAAAGCTTTACTCCGTGGAGGAGTTCGCTGAAGTTGTGGCCAGCATGGCTACGGCCGACGTCGAATCCGGCCACACGGAATACGCCGGCGGCTCCGACTACTTCGGCAAGAGCGCCGAGTAG
- the fabG gene encoding 3-oxoacyl-ACP reductase FabG encodes MSEAATAARSVLITGGNRGIGLAIAQAFVANGDKVAVTYRSPSELPAGILGVKADVTDEASVDAAFTEVEAAHGPVEVLVANAGITKDTLLMRMSEDDFTSVIDTNLTGAFRVIKRASKGMIRMRKGRVVLISSVSGLYGAPGQINYSASKAGLVGIARSLTRELGSRGITANVVAPGFINTDMTAELPEATQKGYLSSIPAGRFAEATEVANVVRWISSDEAAYISGAVIPVDGGLGMGH; translated from the coding sequence ATGTCTGAAGCAGCTACAGCGGCCCGCAGTGTCCTGATCACCGGTGGAAACCGCGGCATCGGCCTGGCCATCGCGCAGGCTTTTGTAGCCAATGGCGACAAGGTGGCCGTGACTTACCGGAGCCCGTCGGAGCTGCCGGCCGGGATTCTGGGCGTGAAGGCCGATGTGACTGACGAGGCCTCTGTGGATGCTGCCTTCACCGAGGTGGAAGCTGCCCACGGTCCCGTTGAAGTCCTGGTGGCAAACGCGGGAATCACCAAGGACACACTCCTGATGCGCATGAGTGAAGATGACTTCACGTCCGTGATCGACACCAACCTCACCGGCGCTTTCCGTGTCATCAAACGCGCCTCGAAGGGCATGATCCGGATGCGCAAGGGCCGCGTGGTCCTCATTTCCTCGGTTTCCGGCCTTTATGGCGCGCCGGGACAGATCAACTACTCGGCCTCCAAGGCCGGTCTGGTGGGCATTGCCCGGTCCCTGACCCGAGAACTCGGTTCACGCGGGATCACAGCAAACGTTGTGGCTCCCGGATTCATCAACACGGACATGACGGCAGAACTGCCCGAAGCCACGCAGAAGGGCTACCTTTCCAGCATTCCTGCCGGACGGTTTGCAGAGGCAACGGAAGTGGCGAACGTGGTCCGTTGGATCTCCAGCGACGAGGCGGCCTACATTTCAGGCGCCGTCATTCCCGTTGACGGCGGCCTTGGCATGGGCCACTGA
- a CDS encoding sulfite exporter TauE/SafE family protein has translation MELLSSILVFFAGLWAGTINAVVGSGTLVTFPVLIALGIAPVTASISNAMGLVAGNAAGAWGYRKELKGRGQQLLRLLPASLLGGISGAWLLLHLPEIVFHYAAPALIVLALLMVVFQPRLQQWVRTREENPEHALKDKNHGVLLIVLVYLAGVYGGYFVAAQGILLVGILGVFMTGTIQNANAMKNILVLGVNVVAAASYLLFAFGRINWAVVALIAVSSLIGGVIGSKVGRRLSPPVLRGVIFALGLVALGFMIANLMK, from the coding sequence GTGGAGCTTCTCAGCAGCATCCTTGTGTTTTTTGCCGGCCTGTGGGCCGGCACCATCAACGCCGTTGTAGGTTCCGGCACCCTGGTCACCTTTCCTGTCCTGATCGCCCTCGGCATAGCGCCGGTAACGGCCTCCATCAGTAATGCCATGGGGCTGGTGGCAGGCAATGCCGCCGGCGCGTGGGGATACCGGAAGGAACTCAAAGGCCGGGGCCAGCAACTGCTCAGGCTGCTTCCCGCCTCCCTGCTGGGCGGCATCAGCGGCGCGTGGCTGCTGCTGCACCTGCCGGAAATAGTATTCCACTACGCGGCTCCGGCCCTGATTGTCCTTGCCCTGCTGATGGTGGTCTTCCAGCCCCGGCTTCAGCAGTGGGTGCGGACCAGGGAGGAAAACCCCGAGCACGCACTGAAGGACAAGAACCACGGCGTGCTGTTGATCGTTCTTGTGTATCTGGCCGGCGTCTACGGTGGCTACTTCGTGGCAGCCCAAGGCATCCTGCTGGTGGGCATCCTGGGCGTGTTCATGACGGGAACCATCCAGAACGCCAATGCCATGAAGAACATCCTGGTCCTGGGCGTGAATGTCGTGGCGGCGGCCTCCTACCTGTTGTTCGCGTTCGGCCGCATCAACTGGGCTGTGGTGGCCCTTATCGCGGTCAGTTCCCTGATCGGCGGCGTCATCGGTTCCAAAGTGGGGCGCCGACTTTCCCCGCCGGTCCTTCGCGGCGTGATCTTTGCCCTCGGCCTGGTGGCTCTCGGCTTTATGATCGCCAACCTGATGAAATAA
- a CDS encoding biotin/lipoate A/B protein ligase family protein: MTASPFAAEDRPRSHHGEYKVPGGKLVVVDFDVVDGALADVSLSGDFFLEPDEALPAINRALTGLPESTTAAELSAAVTASLPPGAVLFGFSADAVAVTVRRALAKATAWTDHHWNIIAPTVLPTHINVALDEVLTEEVGAGRRNPTLRFWDWEEPSVVIGSFQSFRNELDPDGVARHGITVVRRISGGGAMFMEAGNCITYSLYLPQTLVDGISFADSYTFLDAWVMAALEKIGVTAFYVPLNDIATDQGKIGGAAQKRLANGGMLHHVTMSYDIDADKMVEVLRIGKEKLSDKGTRSAKKRVDPLRRQTGLARTEIIAAMMEVFSERYAASPSELTAAELSAARDRVTTKFGAEDWLHRVP, from the coding sequence ATGACTGCCTCCCCGTTTGCCGCTGAAGACCGCCCCCGCAGCCACCATGGTGAGTACAAAGTCCCCGGCGGCAAACTTGTGGTGGTGGATTTCGACGTTGTGGACGGTGCCCTCGCCGACGTCTCCCTCAGCGGCGACTTTTTCCTCGAACCCGACGAGGCGCTGCCCGCCATCAACCGGGCGCTGACAGGACTTCCGGAAAGCACGACGGCGGCGGAGCTGTCCGCCGCCGTCACCGCTTCGCTGCCTCCCGGCGCTGTCCTGTTCGGCTTTTCGGCCGACGCCGTGGCCGTCACCGTTCGCCGCGCGCTGGCGAAGGCAACGGCCTGGACTGACCACCACTGGAACATCATCGCTCCCACCGTGCTGCCCACGCATATCAACGTCGCCCTGGATGAGGTGCTGACCGAAGAGGTGGGCGCCGGCCGTCGCAACCCCACCCTGCGGTTCTGGGACTGGGAAGAACCGTCCGTGGTGATCGGCAGTTTCCAGTCCTTCAGGAACGAGCTGGATCCCGACGGCGTCGCCCGGCACGGCATCACCGTGGTCCGCCGGATCAGCGGTGGCGGAGCCATGTTCATGGAGGCCGGCAACTGCATCACGTACTCCCTGTACCTGCCGCAGACGCTCGTGGACGGGATCAGCTTCGCGGACTCCTACACATTCCTCGACGCCTGGGTGATGGCCGCCCTCGAGAAAATCGGGGTGACCGCGTTTTACGTGCCCCTGAACGACATCGCCACGGATCAGGGCAAGATCGGCGGCGCCGCCCAGAAACGCCTCGCCAACGGGGGCATGCTGCACCACGTCACCATGAGCTACGACATCGACGCCGACAAGATGGTCGAGGTGCTGCGCATCGGCAAGGAGAAGCTCTCGGACAAGGGGACGCGCAGCGCCAAGAAGCGGGTTGATCCGCTGCGCCGGCAGACCGGACTGGCCCGCACGGAGATCATCGCCGCCATGATGGAAGTGTTCAGCGAACGGTACGCCGCCAGCCCGTCCGAACTTACTGCCGCAGAGCTCAGTGCCGCCCGGGACCGGGTGACCACCAAGTTCGGCGCAGAGGATTGGCTGCACCGGGTCCCGTAA
- a CDS encoding type B 50S ribosomal protein L31, whose amino-acid sequence MKSDIHPKYEAVVFNDLASGVKFLTKSTVSSKKTIEWEDGNTYPVIDVEISSESHPFYTGKQRIMDSAGRVERFNARFKGFGGAK is encoded by the coding sequence ATGAAGTCTGATATCCACCCGAAGTACGAAGCTGTTGTTTTCAACGACCTGGCTTCCGGCGTCAAGTTCCTGACCAAGTCCACCGTGTCTTCCAAGAAGACCATCGAGTGGGAAGACGGAAACACCTACCCGGTCATTGACGTCGAAATCTCCTCCGAGTCCCACCCGTTCTACACGGGCAAGCAGCGCATCATGGACTCTGCAGGCCGCGTCGAGCGCTTCAACGCTCGCTTCAAGGGCTTCGGCGGCGCGAAGTAA
- the serB gene encoding phosphoserine phosphatase SerB, which yields MTSNVTAVSYGPKLTASGLDKLRSALTGSGATLQSESRGGDSRFEVHTAEVAVADGTDAGISALRRAVAEAAQDGLDTAIVPAGLRAAPRKLLIMDVDSTLIQQEVIELLAAYAGKREEVAAVTEAAMRGELDFAQSLHARVAVLAGLPAAVIDSVRAEVKLSEGAAELVAAFKAAGHVVAVVSGGFNQILGPIAEDLGLDYWLANELEIVDGALTGKVLGAVIDRAAKEKYLREWAAAEGIAMEHTIAVGDGANDLDMLGAAGMGVAFNAKPAVRAVADSAINMPYLDAVRHIAGV from the coding sequence ATGACTTCGAACGTGACTGCGGTCAGCTATGGCCCAAAACTGACTGCCTCCGGGCTCGACAAGCTGCGCTCCGCCCTGACGGGCAGTGGCGCCACGCTCCAGTCCGAATCAAGGGGCGGGGACAGCCGGTTTGAGGTCCACACTGCCGAGGTCGCCGTCGCGGATGGCACGGACGCCGGCATTTCGGCCCTCCGCCGGGCGGTGGCCGAGGCGGCGCAGGATGGCCTGGACACCGCCATCGTTCCCGCTGGCCTTCGTGCTGCTCCGCGGAAGCTGTTGATCATGGACGTTGATTCGACGCTGATCCAGCAGGAAGTCATCGAGCTCCTGGCGGCCTATGCGGGCAAGCGGGAAGAGGTGGCGGCAGTCACCGAAGCGGCGATGCGCGGTGAACTGGACTTCGCGCAGAGCCTCCACGCGCGGGTGGCCGTGCTCGCAGGGCTGCCGGCCGCCGTCATCGATTCCGTCCGGGCGGAAGTGAAGCTGAGCGAAGGTGCCGCTGAGCTGGTTGCGGCGTTCAAGGCTGCAGGCCACGTGGTGGCGGTGGTGTCCGGCGGGTTCAACCAGATCCTGGGGCCCATCGCTGAGGACCTGGGCCTGGACTACTGGCTGGCGAACGAACTTGAGATTGTGGACGGCGCCCTGACCGGCAAGGTGCTCGGTGCCGTCATCGACCGTGCGGCGAAGGAAAAGTACCTGCGCGAGTGGGCGGCCGCTGAAGGCATCGCGATGGAACACACCATTGCCGTGGGCGACGGCGCCAACGACCTGGACATGCTCGGGGCCGCCGGGATGGGAGTGGCGTTCAATGCCAAACCTGCGGTCCGGGCAGTTGCGGACTCTGCGATCAACATGCCGTACCTCGACGCCGTGCGCCACATCGCCGGCGTCTGA
- a CDS encoding DUF3099 domain-containing protein: MTLENHAGQYVPGDPERFAGDSGVHSITDAAAAHSEDMRQRMIKYAVAMGIRMVCLILIFVVDGWFKLVMVAGAVFLPWIAVVIANGSDQAEVHSDSLLDSAPLAELESPYWPPEQDDSTSAVIQGELIDDDDEPTQGQERRAS, translated from the coding sequence GTGACCCTTGAAAACCATGCCGGACAGTACGTGCCCGGAGACCCCGAAAGGTTTGCTGGGGATTCCGGGGTCCACAGCATTACGGACGCGGCGGCCGCCCACTCGGAGGACATGCGCCAGCGCATGATCAAGTACGCGGTGGCCATGGGAATCCGCATGGTCTGCCTCATCCTGATCTTTGTGGTGGACGGCTGGTTCAAGCTCGTGATGGTGGCCGGTGCTGTCTTCCTCCCGTGGATCGCGGTGGTGATCGCGAATGGCAGCGACCAGGCGGAGGTCCACAGCGACTCGCTGCTCGACTCGGCCCCGCTTGCGGAGCTGGAAAGCCCGTATTGGCCGCCGGAACAGGACGACTCCACGTCCGCGGTCATCCAGGGCGAGCTCATTGATGACGACGACGAACCCACGCAAGGACAGGAACGGCGCGCCTCATGA
- a CDS encoding ABC transporter ATP-binding protein: MSDVLELAAVSVVRGAKTLLNKVDWQVKEGERWVILGPNGAGKTTLLQIAAARLHPTSGMAGILEEILGSVDVFELRPRIGLSSAALANQIPEDETVLNVVVTAAYGVTGRWREGYERADERRAFRLLNDWGMGPLLNRKFASLSEGERKRAQIARALMTDPELLLLDEPGAGLDLGGREELVHRLSELARDESAPAIVLVTHHLEEVPPGFTHAMLLRDANVVASGPIAEVLTAENLSQTFGLELDVNASAGRYTAAARR, from the coding sequence ATGAGTGATGTTCTTGAATTGGCCGCCGTCAGCGTTGTCCGTGGGGCTAAAACGCTTCTGAACAAGGTGGACTGGCAGGTCAAGGAGGGCGAGCGCTGGGTCATCCTTGGACCCAACGGCGCCGGCAAGACCACACTCTTGCAGATTGCTGCCGCCCGCCTTCACCCCACCAGCGGCATGGCCGGCATCCTTGAGGAAATCCTCGGCTCCGTGGACGTTTTTGAACTCCGTCCGCGCATCGGGCTGTCCTCCGCCGCGTTGGCCAACCAGATCCCCGAGGACGAGACCGTCCTGAACGTTGTGGTCACGGCCGCCTACGGCGTAACGGGCCGGTGGCGTGAAGGCTACGAGCGCGCTGACGAACGCCGCGCTTTCCGGCTGCTCAATGACTGGGGCATGGGGCCCCTGCTCAACCGGAAGTTCGCGTCCCTGTCCGAAGGGGAGCGCAAACGGGCCCAGATCGCCCGCGCCCTCATGACGGATCCCGAACTCCTCCTCCTGGACGAGCCGGGCGCCGGCCTGGACCTGGGTGGACGCGAGGAATTGGTGCACCGCCTCAGCGAGCTGGCCCGCGACGAATCCGCGCCGGCCATCGTCCTGGTCACCCACCACCTTGAAGAAGTCCCGCCCGGGTTCACCCATGCCATGCTGCTCCGGGACGCGAACGTGGTTGCGTCCGGTCCCATTGCCGAGGTGCTGACGGCTGAGAACCTGAGCCAGACGTTCGGCCTTGAGCTTGACGTAAATGCCAGCGCGGGCAGGTACACCGCCGCCGCACGCCGCTAG
- a CDS encoding RNA methyltransferase gives MTIHYLESAGDPRVSDYTQLTDVHLRKLREPAEGMYIAESSRVLRRALAAGHRPRSFFLAEKWLADLQDVLSAHPDVPAFIGSAALLEEITGFHLHRGAMAAMQRPEPVPLHELLAGARRVAVLEDIVDHTNVGAIFRSAAALDIDAVLISPRCGDPLYRRSVRVSMGTVFQVPWARLESWPQDLSLLKEAGFTVAALELTRDAVDVDSLAARNPDRLALVLGTEGAGMSAETLAAVDLAVKIPMRAGVDSLNVAAASAVAFWELRPRGSQGPR, from the coding sequence GTGACAATCCACTACCTCGAATCGGCCGGGGATCCCCGCGTCTCCGACTACACGCAGCTGACGGACGTCCACCTGCGGAAGCTCCGTGAACCGGCTGAGGGAATGTACATCGCCGAATCCTCACGGGTCCTGCGCCGGGCGTTGGCGGCCGGCCACCGGCCAAGGTCGTTCTTCCTGGCGGAGAAATGGCTGGCTGACCTGCAGGATGTCCTCAGTGCCCATCCGGACGTTCCCGCTTTTATTGGCAGCGCCGCCCTGCTCGAAGAGATCACCGGGTTCCACCTCCACCGCGGCGCCATGGCGGCCATGCAACGGCCGGAACCGGTGCCCCTCCACGAGCTGCTGGCCGGCGCGCGCCGGGTCGCTGTCCTGGAGGACATCGTGGACCACACCAATGTGGGCGCCATCTTCCGGTCGGCCGCGGCCCTGGACATCGATGCCGTCCTGATTTCACCGCGCTGCGGCGATCCGCTCTACCGCCGCAGCGTCCGGGTCAGCATGGGAACGGTCTTCCAGGTGCCCTGGGCGCGGCTGGAGTCCTGGCCGCAGGACCTGTCGCTGCTCAAGGAAGCCGGCTTCACCGTGGCCGCGCTGGAACTCACCAGGGACGCCGTGGACGTGGACTCACTTGCCGCGCGCAATCCTGACCGGCTGGCCCTGGTGCTCGGCACCGAAGGCGCCGGCATGAGCGCCGAGACGCTCGCCGCCGTCGACCTCGCCGTGAAGATCCCCATGCGCGCCGGCGTGGACTCCCTCAACGTGGCCGCCGCCTCCGCCGTGGCGTTCTGGGAACTCCGGCCCCGCGGTTCGCAGGGTCCGCGTTGA
- a CDS encoding VOC family protein, with translation MAQQPEVTGRSYPAGVPCWVDTEQPDVEAAMHFYGGIFGWEFEDTAPSGGTGRCVIATLDGQDAGAITGPGTGAATWNTYVSVDEADAAARHLLSVGAKLKSAPADAGSGGVQAVLADPEGAEFRIWQARGRLGAQAVNLPGGWNFSDLHTTDTDAAVAFYTKAFGWQFDNLDFGIMVRRPGYGDHLEATVDPNIRVRQSGDLVPRGFEDAVAWLASAAPGERPQWHVTFTVADRDRTAEDAERLGAVILGQDDTEWTRTVLIRDPGGAVFTASQYTPPTG, from the coding sequence ATGGCACAGCAACCAGAGGTGACAGGCCGTAGCTATCCGGCAGGTGTTCCGTGTTGGGTGGACACCGAGCAGCCCGACGTGGAGGCCGCCATGCACTTCTACGGCGGAATCTTCGGGTGGGAATTCGAGGACACCGCCCCGTCCGGCGGCACCGGCAGGTGCGTCATAGCCACCCTTGACGGCCAGGATGCCGGCGCCATCACGGGCCCCGGAACCGGTGCCGCCACGTGGAACACCTACGTCTCCGTCGACGAAGCAGATGCTGCCGCGCGCCACCTGCTCTCCGTCGGCGCAAAACTGAAATCGGCCCCCGCCGATGCGGGCTCAGGAGGCGTGCAGGCCGTGCTGGCGGATCCCGAAGGCGCCGAGTTCCGCATCTGGCAGGCCCGCGGGCGGCTCGGTGCCCAGGCCGTCAACCTTCCCGGCGGATGGAACTTCAGTGACCTCCACACCACAGACACCGACGCAGCAGTCGCCTTTTACACGAAGGCCTTCGGCTGGCAGTTCGACAACCTCGACTTCGGAATCATGGTCCGCCGCCCCGGATACGGTGATCACCTTGAGGCCACCGTGGACCCCAACATCCGCGTCCGCCAGTCGGGCGACCTCGTGCCCCGCGGCTTCGAGGACGCTGTTGCCTGGCTTGCCTCCGCGGCGCCGGGTGAGCGTCCGCAGTGGCACGTGACGTTTACTGTCGCGGACCGGGACCGTACGGCCGAGGATGCGGAGCGCCTCGGCGCCGTCATCCTGGGGCAGGACGATACCGAGTGGACACGCACCGTCCTGATCCGGGATCCCGGCGGAGCCGTATTCACCGCGAGCCAGTACACGCCGCCGACGGGCTGA
- the pepN gene encoding aminopeptidase N — MSHENLQRDEAAQRSALISTHSYDVSLDVRQAADPDVAGYISRSVIHFSAAVPGQGQVAFTFLDFIAGEVHSVFLNGKALPVADVVDGSRIRLENLQAENQVTVTGTALYSRSGEGMHRFVDPADGQCYLYTQYEPADARRVFANFEQPDLKAEYTFHVMAPSGWEVASNGVEAARTQLTSDPATSRWDFATTLPMSTYITTVLAGPYFKAEDHWSATLDDGTPLEVPLALYCRASMAESFDAAELFRLTKNGLEFFNRLFDFPYPWGKYDQAFVPEYNLGAMENPGLVTFTEGYVFTSRATDAQYQARANTLMHEMAHMWFGDLVTMQWWDDLWLKESFADYMGTLGVDRATDWETAWVNFANKRKAWAYVQDQLPTTHPIVADIPDLEAAKQNFDGITYAKGASVLKQLVAYVGFDAFIAGSRQYFRDHAYGNTTLADLLKALSAASGRDLAGWAAAWLQTSGISTLSLETDTHDGVLGAVTIVQAAVDPVTGREELRPHRLRVGSYNFDADGALVRTGSIETDVAGARTEVPELAGQPRPALLLVNDDDLTYAKVRLDPVSEETVLASLDRLADPMARALCWTALWNSARDGESPASRYVEAVTSFGPSETGVGVLLNILENAATAVERYTPLAQRDAVRGAFLAAADAQLGKAAPGSDHQLAWARTLAAVSRHDAALLPRLRGLLDGTAVVDGLAVDAELRWSLWHALAANGQATPEELDAELERDTTASGRAGHATALAARPERDVKAAAWHSGVEGTKLSNQLLSATIVGFTTAPAALMEPYVEPYFECLRGVWDNRSIEIASRIVRGLYPLAQDLPAGTLPAEHAVVLRTNAWLTANSDAPRALRRIIVEQRSHLLRALTAQAL; from the coding sequence GTGTCACATGAGAATCTGCAGCGCGATGAAGCCGCTCAACGGTCAGCCCTGATCAGCACCCACAGTTACGACGTCTCCCTGGATGTGCGGCAGGCAGCGGACCCGGACGTGGCGGGCTACATCAGCCGCAGCGTCATCCACTTCTCGGCCGCCGTGCCGGGGCAGGGGCAGGTGGCGTTCACCTTCCTGGATTTCATCGCCGGTGAGGTCCACAGTGTGTTCCTCAACGGCAAAGCGCTGCCCGTGGCCGACGTTGTGGACGGTTCCCGGATCCGCCTGGAGAACCTGCAGGCAGAAAACCAGGTCACCGTCACCGGCACGGCCCTGTACAGCCGGTCCGGCGAGGGCATGCACCGCTTTGTGGATCCCGCCGACGGCCAGTGCTACCTCTACACGCAGTACGAACCCGCCGACGCCCGGCGCGTGTTCGCGAACTTTGAACAGCCCGACCTCAAGGCCGAGTACACATTCCACGTGATGGCACCGTCCGGCTGGGAGGTGGCCTCAAACGGTGTGGAAGCGGCCCGGACGCAGCTGACCAGCGATCCGGCCACCAGCCGCTGGGACTTCGCCACGACACTCCCCATGTCCACCTACATCACCACAGTCCTGGCCGGGCCCTACTTCAAAGCCGAGGACCACTGGAGCGCCACGCTCGACGACGGCACACCGCTGGAGGTGCCCCTGGCGCTGTACTGCCGTGCATCCATGGCGGAATCGTTCGATGCCGCGGAGCTCTTCCGCCTGACCAAGAACGGGCTGGAGTTCTTCAACCGGCTTTTCGATTTTCCCTACCCGTGGGGGAAATACGATCAGGCCTTTGTGCCCGAATACAACCTGGGCGCGATGGAGAACCCGGGGCTGGTCACGTTCACCGAAGGCTACGTGTTCACGTCCCGCGCCACCGACGCGCAGTACCAGGCCCGGGCGAACACGCTGATGCACGAGATGGCGCACATGTGGTTCGGCGACCTGGTCACGATGCAGTGGTGGGACGACCTGTGGCTGAAGGAGTCCTTTGCGGACTACATGGGTACCCTCGGCGTGGACCGTGCCACGGACTGGGAGACAGCCTGGGTGAACTTCGCCAACAAGCGCAAGGCGTGGGCCTACGTCCAGGACCAGCTGCCCACCACCCACCCGATCGTGGCCGACATCCCTGACCTTGAGGCCGCCAAACAGAATTTTGACGGCATCACCTACGCCAAGGGTGCGTCCGTACTGAAGCAGTTGGTGGCGTACGTCGGATTCGATGCTTTCATCGCCGGCTCACGGCAGTACTTCCGCGATCACGCCTACGGAAACACCACACTGGCGGACCTGCTGAAGGCCCTCAGCGCTGCTTCCGGCCGCGACCTTGCCGGCTGGGCGGCCGCCTGGCTGCAGACCTCCGGCATCTCCACACTGTCGCTGGAGACGGACACGCACGACGGCGTCCTCGGCGCCGTAACGATCGTCCAGGCTGCAGTGGACCCCGTTACCGGGCGGGAGGAACTGCGGCCGCACCGGCTGCGCGTGGGCTCGTACAACTTCGACGCCGACGGCGCCCTGGTCCGCACCGGGAGCATCGAAACGGACGTTGCCGGCGCGCGGACAGAGGTCCCGGAGTTGGCTGGGCAGCCGCGGCCCGCCCTCCTGCTCGTCAACGATGATGACCTGACCTACGCAAAAGTCCGGCTGGACCCGGTGTCCGAGGAAACAGTTTTGGCATCCCTGGACCGCCTCGCCGATCCGATGGCCCGCGCCCTCTGCTGGACCGCGCTGTGGAACTCCGCCCGCGACGGGGAAAGCCCGGCCTCCCGCTACGTGGAGGCCGTGACGTCGTTCGGTCCGTCCGAAACGGGAGTCGGCGTGCTGCTGAACATCCTCGAGAACGCCGCCACCGCCGTCGAACGCTACACCCCCTTGGCCCAACGCGACGCGGTGCGCGGCGCCTTCCTGGCGGCGGCCGACGCCCAGCTGGGTAAGGCAGCGCCGGGCTCGGACCACCAGCTGGCCTGGGCGCGGACGCTCGCCGCCGTCAGCCGTCATGACGCTGCCCTCCTCCCCCGGCTCAGGGGCCTTCTGGACGGCACTGCGGTGGTGGACGGCCTGGCCGTGGACGCCGAGCTGCGCTGGAGCCTCTGGCATGCCCTGGCGGCCAACGGGCAGGCCACCCCCGAAGAGCTGGACGCAGAACTCGAACGCGACACCACCGCCTCGGGCCGGGCGGGCCACGCCACAGCCCTCGCCGCACGTCCGGAGCGTGATGTGAAGGCCGCCGCCTGGCACTCTGGCGTGGAGGGGACGAAGCTGTCCAACCAGCTTCTTAGCGCCACCATCGTTGGATTTACGACCGCTCCCGCTGCCCTCATGGAACCCTATGTGGAGCCGTACTTCGAGTGCCTCCGCGGTGTCTGGGACAACCGGAGCATTGAAATCGCAAGCCGGATAGTCCGGGGGCTCTATCCCCTGGCGCAGGATCTGCCGGCGGGGACCTTGCCTGCGGAGCACGCCGTGGTGCTCCGGACGAATGCCTGGCTGACGGCCAACTCTGACGCGCCGCGGGCGCTGCGCCGGATCATTGTGGAGCAGCGGAGCCACCTTCTGAGGGCGCTCACCGCACAGGCTCTGTAA